A stretch of the Marivirga tractuosa DSM 4126 genome encodes the following:
- a CDS encoding S9 family peptidase, with product MKKVFILLLLIAASWNLQAQENLDYQKPPKEILELVNAPLAPSVLIDKKGENVVLLYRDPYKSIAELSEEELRLGGLRINPKTNIGSRTRYYNDIKTKKALKDKIIEVEGLPETPRLANFNWSPDQKMIAFTHTTHTGVEIWVLNISESKANRLMEGIVNANMGNPIEWKKDNSGLLINVLPDNRKELIDTDEAIPSGPVVSISDGEKAQNRTYQDLLSNPNDEFNFEQLALSKIVSLDLKGNATDFLPNAMYSDISISPNGEYVMVSRIKSPFSYLVPYYRFPNETNIYDIEGNFINQVNDVPLQEVLPKGFMSVRTGRRSMNWRNDKPATLIYTKALDEGDPENEVEYRDEVYQLEAPFKGEGKPLLKTINRYRYIQWGSDDIAIAHDYWWNTRNMKAYVFNPSDNEQEPEILFDRNYQDQYNDPGSFVTTKNEFNEYVLEMDGNKAFLMGDGYTPEGQFPFVDEIDLKTKKTNRLYRSGYTDKLENLYSSVDMKKGTILVRIESKTDYPNYYFRNIRKKNDLRQITSFENPFKSMQNVHKEVINYKREDGLSLDGTLYLPVDYDKSKKEKKPMILWAYPREYKDKSSAGQNTSNPNEFIYPYYGSPIYWVTQGYVVLDGAAFPIVGEGEEEPNDTFRKQLVDNAKAAIDAVDEMGYIDRNRVAVGGHSYGAFMVANLLSHSDLFAAGIARSGAYNRTLTPFGFQSEERSYWDSPETYYNMSPFMHADKMNTPLLLIHGKADNNSGTYPLQSERYFNALKGLGATARLVMLPKESHGYSAKESILHMLWEQHEWLEKYVKNKSDESDSENTEGNSK from the coding sequence ATGAAAAAAGTATTCATTCTACTGCTGTTGATAGCTGCCAGCTGGAATTTACAAGCTCAAGAGAATTTAGATTATCAGAAACCACCTAAGGAGATATTAGAGTTGGTGAATGCTCCTTTAGCTCCGTCTGTCCTTATTGATAAAAAAGGAGAAAATGTAGTGTTGCTTTACAGAGACCCTTATAAGTCTATAGCTGAACTCTCGGAAGAAGAATTAAGGCTAGGGGGGCTGCGAATAAATCCAAAGACTAACATTGGAAGCAGAACCCGCTACTACAATGATATTAAAACCAAAAAAGCGCTAAAGGACAAAATAATAGAAGTCGAAGGCCTACCTGAAACTCCAAGATTAGCAAATTTCAATTGGTCGCCTGATCAAAAAATGATTGCTTTTACGCACACTACGCATACTGGCGTGGAGATATGGGTTCTTAATATCAGTGAAAGCAAAGCCAATCGATTAATGGAAGGCATAGTGAATGCTAACATGGGAAATCCGATTGAATGGAAAAAAGATAATTCAGGACTTTTAATCAATGTATTACCTGATAATAGAAAAGAATTGATTGATACTGATGAAGCTATACCAAGTGGTCCTGTAGTTTCGATTAGTGATGGTGAAAAAGCGCAAAATAGAACGTATCAAGATTTATTGAGCAATCCGAACGATGAATTTAACTTTGAACAGTTGGCTTTGTCTAAAATTGTTTCCTTGGATTTGAAAGGAAATGCAACTGATTTCCTGCCTAATGCCATGTATTCCGATATTTCAATTTCCCCGAATGGAGAGTATGTGATGGTGAGCAGAATTAAATCGCCATTTTCTTATCTCGTGCCCTACTATAGATTTCCTAATGAAACCAATATATATGATATAGAAGGGAATTTTATAAACCAGGTGAATGATGTTCCATTGCAGGAAGTTTTACCGAAAGGCTTTATGTCGGTCAGGACGGGCAGAAGAAGTATGAACTGGCGAAATGATAAGCCTGCTACATTGATTTATACCAAAGCATTAGATGAGGGGGATCCTGAAAATGAAGTGGAATATAGGGATGAAGTTTATCAATTGGAAGCCCCATTTAAAGGTGAAGGTAAGCCATTATTAAAGACAATCAATCGTTACCGATATATCCAATGGGGAAGTGATGATATAGCCATTGCCCACGATTACTGGTGGAATACAAGAAATATGAAAGCTTATGTTTTCAATCCATCGGATAATGAACAGGAACCAGAAATCCTTTTTGACAGAAATTATCAGGATCAATATAATGACCCTGGTAGCTTTGTGACCACTAAAAATGAATTTAATGAGTATGTTTTGGAAATGGATGGCAATAAAGCCTTTTTAATGGGGGATGGTTATACTCCCGAAGGACAATTTCCATTTGTTGATGAGATTGATTTAAAAACTAAAAAGACAAATCGACTTTATAGGTCAGGATATACAGATAAACTAGAGAATTTATATTCTTCGGTTGATATGAAAAAAGGGACTATTTTGGTAAGAATAGAGTCCAAAACAGATTATCCAAATTATTATTTCCGGAACATTAGAAAGAAGAATGATTTAAGGCAAATTACATCTTTTGAGAATCCATTTAAAAGCATGCAAAATGTGCATAAAGAAGTGATTAACTACAAAAGAGAAGATGGACTTTCATTAGATGGGACACTTTATTTGCCGGTAGATTATGATAAATCTAAAAAGGAGAAGAAACCGATGATTTTGTGGGCATATCCTCGAGAGTATAAAGATAAGAGCAGCGCAGGCCAAAACACATCTAATCCTAATGAATTTATCTATCCTTACTATGGAAGTCCGATTTACTGGGTAACTCAAGGTTATGTGGTGTTAGATGGAGCAGCTTTTCCGATAGTAGGAGAGGGGGAAGAAGAGCCGAATGATACATTCCGAAAGCAATTGGTGGATAATGCTAAAGCCGCTATTGATGCCGTGGATGAAATGGGCTATATCGATCGAAATAGAGTAGCGGTTGGCGGTCATTCCTATGGAGCTTTTATGGTAGCAAATTTACTTTCCCATTCTGATTTGTTTGCTGCCGGAATTGCAAGAAGTGGTGCTTACAACAGAACCTTAACACCTTTTGGCTTCCAGAGTGAAGAGCGTTCTTACTGGGATTCACCGGAGACTTATTACAATATGTCGCCATTCATGCATGCTGATAAAATGAATACTCCTCTATTATTAATCCATGGAAAGGCAGATAATAATTCAGGGACTTATCCCCTGCAAAGCGAACGATATTTCAATGCCTTAAAAGGTTTAGGAGCTACAGCTCGTCTAGTTATGCTTCCAAAAGAAAGTCATGGCTATAGTGCTAAAGAAAGCATTTTACACATGCTATGGGAGCAACATGAGTGGTTGGAGAAATATGTTAAGAATAAATCTGATGAGTCAGATTCTGAAAATACTGAAGGAAACTCAAAGTAA
- a CDS encoding co-chaperone GroES, with translation MSNVSFKPNEDRVLVEPAPVEEKTASGIIIPDTAKEKPQQGKVVAVGPGKDDAPVTVKVGDSVLYGKYSGTEFTLEGKEYLIMRNSDIFGTI, from the coding sequence ATGTCTAACGTATCATTTAAACCAAACGAGGATAGGGTTCTAGTAGAACCAGCTCCTGTAGAAGAAAAAACAGCTTCTGGTATCATTATTCCTGACACTGCAAAAGAAAAACCACAACAAGGTAAAGTAGTTGCAGTTGGACCTGGAAAAGATGATGCTCCTGTAACCGTTAAGGTTGGTGATTCTGTATTATACGGCAAGTATTCGGGTACAGAATTTACACTTGAAGGTAAAGAGTATTTAATTATGAGAAATTCCGACATTTTCGGTACTATTTAA
- the groL gene encoding chaperonin GroEL (60 kDa chaperone family; promotes refolding of misfolded polypeptides especially under stressful conditions; forms two stacked rings of heptamers to form a barrel-shaped 14mer; ends can be capped by GroES; misfolded proteins enter the barrel where they are refolded when GroES binds) yields MAKDISFDLKARDGLRKGVDKLANAVKVTLGPKGRNVIIDKKFGAPTVTKDGVSVAKEIELKDAIENMGAQLVKEVASKTADEAGDGTTTATVLAQSIFKHGLKNVTAGANPMDLKRGIEKAVKVVVENLRKQSKDISNSNEIEQVGTISANNDATIGKMIAEAMDKVGKDGVITVEEARGTETEVKTVEGMQFDRGYQSPYFVTNTEKMEAELDNPYILIYDKKIGSMKELLPILEAVSQTGKPLLIISEEVEGEALATLVVNKIRGSLKIAAVKAPGFGDRRKAMLEDIAILTGGTVISEERGYKLDGATLEYLGTAEKITIDKDNTTIVNGAGKKEDIQARVSQIKSQMENTTSDYDKEKLQERLAKLSGGVAILYIGAATEVEMKEKKDRVDDALHATRAAVQEGIVAGGGIALLRAIKSLDKVDVENEDQETGVNIIRLALESPLRTIVENAGQEGSVIINKVLEGKDDYGYNARTGKFENLFKVGVIDPTKVTRLALENAASISGLLLTTECVVADEEEEDNGGGMQGGGMPGGMGGMGGMM; encoded by the coding sequence ATGGCAAAGGATATTTCATTTGACCTAAAAGCTAGAGACGGCTTGAGAAAAGGCGTTGACAAATTAGCGAACGCAGTAAAAGTAACCTTAGGACCAAAAGGTAGAAACGTTATCATCGACAAGAAATTCGGTGCTCCGACCGTAACTAAAGATGGTGTTTCAGTAGCTAAAGAAATCGAATTGAAAGATGCAATTGAAAACATGGGCGCTCAGCTTGTGAAAGAAGTTGCTTCTAAAACTGCTGACGAAGCAGGTGATGGTACTACAACTGCAACTGTATTAGCTCAATCTATTTTCAAACACGGTTTGAAAAACGTTACTGCGGGTGCCAATCCAATGGACTTGAAAAGAGGTATTGAGAAAGCAGTGAAAGTTGTTGTTGAGAACTTAAGAAAACAATCTAAGGACATCTCTAACAGCAACGAAATTGAGCAAGTTGGTACAATTTCAGCAAATAACGATGCCACTATCGGTAAAATGATTGCCGAAGCAATGGACAAAGTTGGAAAAGACGGTGTAATCACTGTTGAAGAAGCTAGAGGTACTGAAACTGAAGTAAAAACTGTAGAAGGTATGCAGTTTGACAGAGGATACCAGTCTCCATATTTCGTGACTAATACGGAGAAAATGGAAGCGGAATTAGATAATCCTTATATCTTAATTTATGATAAGAAAATTGGTAGTATGAAAGAATTGCTTCCAATTTTGGAAGCGGTTTCGCAGACAGGTAAGCCATTATTAATTATCTCTGAAGAAGTAGAAGGTGAAGCTTTAGCTACTTTGGTGGTAAACAAAATAAGAGGTTCTTTAAAAATTGCTGCTGTTAAAGCTCCAGGCTTTGGTGACAGAAGAAAAGCAATGTTAGAAGATATTGCCATCTTAACTGGTGGTACTGTAATTTCTGAAGAAAGAGGCTATAAATTAGACGGTGCTACTTTAGAATATTTAGGTACTGCTGAGAAAATAACTATCGACAAAGACAATACTACTATTGTTAATGGTGCCGGTAAAAAAGAAGATATCCAAGCGAGAGTGAGTCAAATCAAATCTCAAATGGAGAACACTACTTCTGATTACGACAAAGAAAAATTACAAGAGCGTTTGGCTAAGTTGTCTGGCGGTGTAGCTATTCTTTACATAGGTGCTGCTACAGAAGTAGAAATGAAGGAAAAGAAAGATAGAGTTGATGATGCTTTACATGCTACAAGAGCTGCAGTTCAAGAAGGAATTGTTGCTGGTGGTGGTATCGCTTTATTAAGAGCTATCAAGTCACTTGACAAAGTAGATGTTGAAAACGAAGATCAAGAAACAGGTGTGAACATCATCAGATTAGCTCTTGAATCTCCTCTAAGAACCATAGTTGAAAATGCAGGTCAAGAAGGATCTGTAATCATCAACAAAGTATTAGAAGGAAAAGATGATTATGGATATAATGCACGAACAGGTAAATTTGAGAATTTATTTAAAGTAGGTGTGATTGACCCAACTAAAGTAACACGTTTAGCCCTTGAAAATGCAGCTTCTATCTCAGGATTGTTGTTAACTACCGAATGTGTAGTAGCAGACGAAGAGGAAGAAGACAATGGCGGTGGCATGCAAGGTGGCGGAATGCCAGGCGGCATGGGCGGAATGGGTGGAATGATGTAA
- a CDS encoding tellurite resistance TerB family protein: MDKHHIFKNYESFILFLLIHVGSSDYSLKGSEIEVILSKMEDYFPDIDDMDQLRSKFVSLKDEYEELSDSDINHIIYHNYLHYKNDRINANRILNDLQEVIMADGFIHDMETKTIEAIKKLLNIRETDL; this comes from the coding sequence ATGGATAAGCATCATATTTTTAAGAATTACGAAAGCTTTATATTATTCTTACTGATTCATGTAGGAAGTTCAGATTACAGCCTTAAAGGATCTGAAATTGAGGTTATTCTATCCAAAATGGAAGATTACTTCCCCGATATTGACGATATGGATCAACTCAGATCAAAATTCGTGTCACTAAAAGATGAATATGAAGAGTTGTCTGATTCTGATATAAATCATATCATCTATCACAACTACCTGCATTACAAAAATGACCGTATCAATGCCAATAGAATCTTAAATGATTTGCAAGAAGTAATCATGGCAGATGGGTTTATCCACGATATGGAAACCAAAACCATTGAAGCTATCAAGAAATTATTAAATATAAGAGAAACAGATCTATAA
- the trhA gene encoding PAQR family membrane homeostasis protein TrhA, with protein MKRPQTIEEELANSLTHGFGILFSVVAISLLITFSVLEGSVLHIISSSFFGGAFLLMYTFSTLYHAIQHQKTKAILRVFDHISIYFLIAGTYTPFLILGIGGTMGWVMFGIVWGIALFGTVFKIFFTHRFPKLSLILYLGMGWIAIFIAKPLYEQLSTTVLLLLIGGGLSYTLGTIFYTNHKMHYAHAIWHVFVLIGTITHFIAVMYLL; from the coding sequence TTGAAAAGACCCCAAACTATAGAAGAGGAATTAGCCAATAGCTTAACTCATGGCTTCGGTATTTTGTTTAGTGTAGTAGCCATTTCCTTATTAATTACATTTTCAGTTCTGGAAGGGAGTGTTTTGCATATAATAAGTAGTAGCTTTTTTGGTGGAGCATTTTTATTGATGTATACTTTTTCTACACTCTACCATGCCATTCAACATCAAAAGACCAAAGCTATCCTTAGGGTTTTCGATCATATCAGCATTTATTTTCTGATAGCTGGTACCTACACACCTTTCTTAATATTAGGTATAGGAGGTACAATGGGCTGGGTGATGTTTGGGATTGTTTGGGGAATAGCTTTATTCGGTACTGTTTTTAAAATATTTTTCACCCATCGATTTCCAAAACTCTCACTGATTCTATATCTCGGAATGGGCTGGATTGCAATTTTTATTGCTAAACCACTTTATGAACAATTGTCAACTACAGTTTTACTGCTGTTAATTGGTGGAGGCCTGAGCTATACGCTTGGGACCATTTTTTACACTAACCATAAAATGCATTATGCTCACGCCATTTGGCATGTTTTTGTCCTGATAGGCACCATAACACATTTTATAGCGGTAATGTATTTGCTTTAA
- a CDS encoding DUF2116 family Zn-ribbon domain-containing protein: MKKECPSCAMMIENDAQVCPICKYEFPRRGYQNKLKWIAVLLALLFLLVILL; the protein is encoded by the coding sequence ATGAAAAAAGAATGTCCTTCATGTGCCATGATGATCGAAAATGATGCTCAGGTCTGCCCTATCTGCAAGTATGAGTTTCCTAGAAGAGGCTATCAAAACAAATTAAAATGGATAGCAGTTTTACTGGCATTGCTTTTTTTATTGGTCATCTTACTTTAA